A region from the Nocardioides exalbidus genome encodes:
- a CDS encoding acyl-CoA thioesterase, with translation MRHLYRCPLRWADLDLLGHVNNVTYVDYLQEARVDMFRTHAPDSRSEDLAEGVVVVRHEVTYVSSLTFGFEPVSIECWVTEIRAASFTMAYEVFAEDGSGERAVYLRARTVLTPYVFATERPRRLHPEEKESLGRLLEADEPVRPTAAPEPVDVPGGAYDVHVRFSDVDVYGHVNNVKYFEYFQEARIQLMVAQGRELGEGFHLVVAQTDVDYRRPILFRPEPYDCRTWVSHVGSTSVVFESVVRDGDQVLARARVVGVCMDNETGRPTPVPDSFRAAATIPAAG, from the coding sequence GTGCGCCACCTCTACCGCTGCCCGCTCCGGTGGGCCGACCTCGACCTGCTCGGCCACGTCAACAACGTCACCTACGTCGACTACCTCCAGGAGGCGCGGGTGGACATGTTCCGCACCCACGCCCCCGACAGCCGCAGCGAGGACCTCGCCGAGGGCGTGGTCGTCGTACGCCACGAGGTCACCTACGTCTCCTCGCTCACGTTCGGCTTCGAGCCGGTCTCGATCGAGTGCTGGGTCACCGAGATCCGGGCGGCGAGCTTCACGATGGCCTACGAGGTCTTCGCCGAGGACGGGTCGGGGGAGCGCGCGGTCTACCTGCGTGCCCGCACGGTGCTGACGCCCTACGTCTTCGCCACCGAGCGCCCGCGCCGCCTCCACCCGGAGGAGAAGGAGTCGCTCGGCCGTCTGCTCGAGGCCGACGAGCCGGTGCGCCCCACCGCGGCGCCCGAGCCGGTCGACGTCCCGGGAGGGGCGTACGACGTCCACGTCCGGTTCAGCGACGTCGACGTCTACGGCCACGTCAACAACGTGAAGTACTTCGAGTACTTCCAGGAGGCCAGGATCCAGCTGATGGTCGCCCAGGGTCGCGAGCTCGGCGAGGGGTTCCACCTCGTCGTCGCGCAGACCGACGTCGACTACAGGCGACCGATCCTCTTCCGTCCCGAGCCCTACGACTGCCGCACGTGGGTGTCGCACGTCGGGAGCACGTCGGTCGTCTTCGAGTCGGTCGTGCGAGACGGCGACCAGGTGCTCGCGCGCGCCCGCGTCGTCGGCGTCTGCATGGACAACGAGACCGGTCGCCCGACGCCCGTGCCGGACAGCTTCCGCGCGGCGGCGACGATCCCGGCGGCCGGCTAG
- a CDS encoding Fpg/Nei family DNA glycosylase translates to MPEGHTLRKLADDLTAAFAGRTVRVTSPQGRFAADAEQVDGSRLLGADSAGKHLFVELESERWIHVHLGLIGQFDVHEHASEVPQPVGAVRLRLVSVDDDPRGTSYADLRGAIVCDLIGATRRGQVLGKLGPDPLRHDADPDLAWRRISRSHRPIGDLLMDQAVLAGVGNVYRAEVLFRHRIHPLRPGTTLRVGQWRAMWDDLVELMAEGVRTGRIDTVRPEHTPEAMGRDPRKDDHGGEVYVYRRTSMPCLVCGSVIKTGELVGRNIFWCPRCQPKFRSRAVRSGSTSGT, encoded by the coding sequence ATGCCTGAGGGCCACACCCTCCGCAAGCTGGCCGACGACCTCACGGCGGCGTTCGCGGGCCGCACGGTCCGGGTGACCTCGCCGCAGGGCCGGTTCGCGGCCGACGCGGAGCAGGTCGACGGCTCGCGCCTCCTCGGCGCCGACTCGGCGGGCAAGCACCTCTTCGTCGAGCTCGAGAGCGAGCGGTGGATCCACGTGCACCTCGGGCTGATCGGCCAGTTCGACGTGCATGAGCACGCCTCCGAGGTGCCCCAGCCGGTGGGTGCGGTCCGGCTGCGGCTGGTCAGCGTCGACGACGACCCGCGCGGGACGTCGTACGCCGATCTGCGCGGCGCCATCGTGTGCGACCTCATCGGCGCGACCAGGCGCGGCCAGGTGCTGGGCAAGCTCGGCCCCGACCCGCTGCGGCACGACGCCGATCCCGACCTCGCCTGGCGGCGCATCTCGCGAAGCCACCGCCCGATCGGCGACCTGCTCATGGACCAGGCGGTGCTCGCCGGCGTCGGCAACGTCTACCGTGCCGAGGTGCTGTTCCGGCACCGCATCCATCCGCTGCGCCCCGGCACCACCCTGCGCGTGGGCCAGTGGCGCGCGATGTGGGACGACCTCGTCGAGCTGATGGCCGAGGGCGTGCGCACCGGCCGCATCGACACCGTCCGCCCCGAGCACACGCCCGAGGCGATGGGCCGCGACCCCCGCAAGGACGACCACGGCGGCGAGGTCTACGTCTACCGCCGCACGTCGATGCCCTGCCTGGTCTGCGGGTCCGTCATCAAGACTGGGGAACTGGTGGGGCGCAACATCTTCTGGTGCCCGCGGTGTCAGCCGAAATTCCGCTCCCGGGCCGTACGATCTGGCTCAACGTCCGGGACCTAG
- the pepN gene encoding aminopeptidase N → MPGTNLTRDEAAARATLLDVTSYAVDLDLTSATNADQSTFASTTTLEFTCRQPGSSTFADLVAPSVREITLNGRSLDPATAYADSRIALDDLEATNTLVVVADCAYSNTGEGLHRFVDPVDDRVYLYSQFEVPDARRVFTTFEQPDLKSVFTFNVTAPADWVVVSNAATPEPTPVSDGVAVWNFPTTKKMSTYITAIVAGEYHGEFDTYEGKFGTIPLGHYCRQSLKEHMDTAELVKLTKQSFAFFEEQFDYPYPFGKYDQLYVPEYNAGAMENAGCVTLRDEYLPRSRQARSFFEFRASVITHEMAHMWFGDLVTMKWWDDLWLNESFAEWACYWCEANATEFDDAWTGFANARKQTGYRADQLPSTHPIAADNVDLHAVEVNFDMITYAKGASVLKQLVAWVGIDPFLEGLRAYFREWEYGNPEFKDLLATLEKSSGRELQGWAQEWLQTAGVNTLTPRFELDADGAYSSFSVEQSAHPDWPTLRRHRLGIGLYDEVGGRLVRRDYVEIDVEGASTGVAELVGVQQPALLLLNDEDHAYAKIRLDERSLATAISSLSTFDDSLPRALIWGAAWDMTRDAEMRTRDWVDLVLANIGAETDAWAVTRIPASTALSVAFYSDPAHRDELSATWESGLRELLLAAEPGSDHQLTFARSYAAAARSDAALDELIGLLDGSFVVEGLEIDQDMRWGLITALAKSGRFGDAEIDAELEVDKTISGKEQAAAARASQPTPEAKEAAWNAILDPSTPNETAREIAFSIFRFGQDDVLAPYLEKFLTASETLVDVLGFHKASTVLEYGFPKSLGSEATIARLDEWLADNNAPKQAQRYIGEARADIARALAAQVHDRG, encoded by the coding sequence ATGCCTGGAACCAACCTCACCCGCGACGAAGCCGCCGCCCGCGCCACCCTGCTGGACGTGACGTCGTACGCCGTCGACCTGGACCTCACGAGCGCCACGAACGCCGACCAGTCGACCTTCGCCTCCACCACCACCCTCGAGTTCACCTGCCGCCAGCCAGGGTCGAGCACGTTCGCCGACCTCGTCGCGCCGAGCGTCCGCGAGATCACGCTCAACGGCCGCAGCCTCGACCCCGCGACGGCGTACGCCGACAGCCGCATCGCGCTCGACGACCTCGAGGCGACCAACACGCTCGTCGTGGTCGCCGACTGCGCCTACTCCAACACGGGCGAGGGCCTGCACCGGTTCGTCGACCCCGTCGACGACCGCGTCTACCTCTACAGCCAGTTCGAGGTGCCCGACGCCCGCCGCGTCTTCACCACCTTCGAGCAGCCCGACCTCAAGTCGGTCTTCACCTTCAACGTCACCGCACCGGCCGACTGGGTGGTCGTCTCCAACGCGGCGACCCCCGAGCCCACGCCGGTCAGCGACGGCGTCGCGGTGTGGAACTTCCCCACCACCAAGAAGATGTCGACCTACATCACCGCGATCGTCGCCGGCGAGTACCACGGCGAGTTCGACACCTACGAGGGCAAGTTCGGCACCATCCCGCTCGGCCACTACTGCCGCCAGTCGCTCAAGGAGCACATGGACACGGCCGAGCTGGTCAAGCTCACCAAGCAGAGCTTCGCGTTCTTCGAGGAGCAGTTCGACTACCCCTACCCCTTCGGGAAGTACGACCAGCTCTACGTCCCCGAGTACAACGCCGGCGCGATGGAGAACGCCGGCTGCGTGACGCTGCGTGACGAGTACCTCCCCCGCAGCCGGCAGGCGCGCTCGTTCTTCGAGTTCCGCGCCTCCGTGATCACCCACGAGATGGCCCACATGTGGTTCGGCGACCTCGTGACGATGAAGTGGTGGGACGACCTCTGGCTCAACGAGTCGTTCGCCGAGTGGGCCTGCTACTGGTGCGAGGCCAACGCCACTGAGTTCGACGACGCCTGGACCGGCTTCGCCAACGCCCGCAAGCAGACCGGCTACCGCGCCGACCAGCTGCCCTCGACGCACCCGATCGCGGCCGACAACGTCGACCTCCACGCGGTCGAGGTCAACTTCGACATGATCACCTACGCCAAGGGCGCCTCGGTGCTCAAGCAGCTCGTCGCGTGGGTCGGCATCGACCCGTTCCTCGAGGGCCTGCGTGCCTACTTCCGCGAGTGGGAGTACGGCAACCCCGAGTTCAAGGACCTCCTCGCCACCCTCGAGAAGTCCTCGGGCCGCGAGCTCCAGGGCTGGGCCCAGGAGTGGCTCCAGACCGCCGGCGTCAACACCCTGACGCCGCGCTTCGAGCTCGACGCCGACGGCGCCTACTCGTCGTTCTCCGTCGAGCAGTCGGCCCACCCGGACTGGCCGACCCTGCGCCGCCACCGCCTCGGCATCGGCCTGTACGACGAGGTGGGCGGCCGCCTCGTGCGCCGCGACTACGTGGAGATCGACGTCGAGGGCGCCAGCACCGGCGTCGCCGAGCTGGTCGGCGTGCAGCAGCCCGCGCTGCTGCTGCTCAACGACGAGGACCACGCCTACGCCAAGATCCGCCTCGACGAGCGCTCGCTCGCGACCGCGATCTCGTCGCTGTCGACGTTCGACGACTCCCTCCCCCGGGCCCTCATCTGGGGTGCCGCGTGGGACATGACCCGCGACGCCGAGATGCGCACCCGCGACTGGGTCGACCTCGTCCTCGCCAACATCGGCGCCGAGACCGACGCGTGGGCCGTCACCCGGATCCCCGCCTCGACCGCGCTGTCCGTCGCGTTCTACTCCGACCCCGCGCACCGCGACGAGCTGTCGGCCACGTGGGAGTCCGGCCTGCGCGAGCTGCTGCTCGCCGCCGAGCCGGGCAGCGACCACCAGCTCACCTTCGCCCGGTCCTACGCCGCTGCCGCGCGCAGCGACGCGGCCCTGGACGAGCTCATCGGCCTGCTCGACGGCTCGTTCGTGGTCGAGGGCCTCGAGATCGACCAGGACATGCGCTGGGGGCTCATCACCGCGCTGGCGAAGTCCGGTCGTTTCGGCGATGCCGAGATCGACGCCGAGCTCGAGGTCGACAAGACCATCTCGGGCAAGGAGCAGGCGGCCGCCGCCCGGGCCTCGCAGCCCACCCCGGAGGCCAAGGAGGCCGCCTGGAACGCGATCCTCGACCCGTCGACGCCCAACGAGACCGCGCGCGAGATCGCCTTCTCGATCTTCCGCTTCGGCCAGGACGACGTCCTCGCGCCCTACCTGGAGAAGTTCCTCACCGCGTCCGAGACGCTGGTCGACGTGCTCGGCTTCCACAAGGCCTCGACGGTCCTCGAGTACGGCTTCCCCAAGTCGCTCGGCTCCGAGGCCACGATCGCCCGCCTCGACGAGTGGCTCGCCGACAACAACGCGCCCAAGCAGGCCCAGCGCTACATCGGCGAGGCCCGCGCCGACATCGCCCGCGCTCTCGCAGCCCAGGTCCACGACAGGGGCTGA
- a CDS encoding mechanosensitive ion channel family protein, translating to MPHPLITPIMTVTEVSGSGTTSIDTMAACASDEWLCNLVLDRTDNQPLANVADWVVGKPSALVGLVVIGLLVRWLLHRVIDRVVKQAEVGVLPDRLSRAISGGKVAGRVGEYLNLGEDAGYTRRVQRAATMGSLLKSIVTGVVFTVIALMFISELGYDIAPLIAGAGILGVALGFGAQTLVKDFLSGIFMIFEDQYGVGDVVDLGEASGTIEAVSLRVTRLRDVNGTVWYVRNGEVLRVGNMSQNWARTVLDVTVGYTEDLVKVRQVLEEVAHSLWDDEDFQGQIIEEPEVWGVESLGVDGIVMRVTLKTAPLQQWAIARTMRERVKARFEAEGINLAVAQRVTWQQSAPSAASGEPTEKA from the coding sequence ATGCCTCACCCCCTCATCACCCCGATCATGACTGTGACCGAGGTCTCCGGGAGCGGGACCACATCGATCGACACCATGGCCGCCTGCGCGAGCGACGAGTGGCTCTGCAACCTGGTGCTCGACAGGACCGACAACCAGCCGCTGGCCAACGTCGCGGACTGGGTCGTGGGCAAGCCGAGCGCCCTGGTCGGACTGGTCGTCATCGGGCTCCTGGTCCGGTGGCTGCTGCACCGGGTCATCGACCGCGTCGTCAAGCAGGCCGAGGTGGGCGTGCTGCCCGACCGGCTCAGCCGCGCCATCTCCGGCGGCAAGGTGGCCGGCAGGGTCGGCGAGTACCTCAACCTCGGTGAGGACGCCGGCTACACCCGCCGAGTCCAGCGCGCGGCGACCATGGGGTCGCTGCTCAAGAGCATCGTCACCGGTGTCGTGTTCACCGTGATCGCGCTGATGTTCATCTCCGAGCTCGGCTACGACATCGCCCCGCTCATCGCCGGTGCCGGGATCCTGGGCGTGGCGCTCGGGTTCGGCGCGCAGACGCTGGTGAAGGACTTCCTGTCCGGCATCTTCATGATCTTCGAGGACCAGTACGGCGTGGGCGACGTCGTCGACCTCGGGGAGGCCTCCGGCACGATCGAGGCCGTCAGCCTGCGGGTCACCCGGCTGCGCGACGTCAACGGCACGGTCTGGTACGTCCGCAACGGCGAGGTGCTGCGGGTCGGGAACATGAGCCAGAACTGGGCCCGCACCGTGCTCGACGTGACCGTCGGCTACACCGAGGACCTGGTGAAGGTGCGCCAGGTGCTCGAGGAGGTCGCCCACTCCCTGTGGGACGACGAGGACTTCCAGGGCCAGATCATCGAGGAGCCCGAGGTCTGGGGCGTGGAGTCGCTCGGCGTGGACGGCATCGTCATGCGGGTGACCCTCAAGACGGCCCCGCTGCAGCAGTGGGCCATCGCCCGGACCATGCGTGAGCGCGTCAAGGCGCGCTTCGAGGCGGAGGGCATCAACCTCGCGGTGGCCCAGCGCGTCACGTGGCAGCAGAGCGCCCCGTCCGCGGCCTCCGGGGAGCCCACCGAGAAGGCGTGA
- a CDS encoding ribose-5-phosphate isomerase: MRVHLGSDHAGLELKDHLTTWLVDHDYEVVDHGPFVFDALDDYPVFCLRAGEGVAADRAEGLDSLGVVIGGSGNGEQMAANKVTGIRCALVWSEETAVLAREHNDANVVSVGGRMHSVDDMTRFVEVFLATPFSGDERHVRRIGQLTTYDETRELPPLPASALQGSVEGGTAGDA; this comes from the coding sequence ATGCGCGTTCACCTGGGATCCGACCACGCCGGCCTCGAGCTCAAGGACCACCTCACCACCTGGCTGGTCGACCACGACTACGAGGTCGTCGACCACGGCCCGTTCGTCTTCGACGCCCTCGACGACTACCCCGTCTTCTGCCTGCGCGCGGGGGAGGGCGTGGCCGCCGACCGTGCCGAGGGCCTCGACAGCCTCGGCGTCGTCATCGGCGGCTCGGGCAACGGCGAGCAGATGGCCGCCAACAAGGTCACAGGCATCCGCTGCGCGCTGGTCTGGTCGGAGGAGACCGCCGTCCTGGCCCGCGAGCACAACGACGCCAACGTGGTCTCGGTCGGCGGCCGGATGCACTCGGTCGACGACATGACCCGCTTCGTCGAAGTCTTCCTCGCCACGCCGTTCTCCGGGGACGAGCGCCACGTCCGTCGCATCGGCCAGCTCACGACCTACGACGAGACGCGCGAGCTCCCGCCGCTGCCGGCGTCGGCGCTGCAGGGGTCGGTCGAGGGCGGTACGGCCGGGGATGCCTGA
- a CDS encoding globin yields the protein MGLVSDTFYDEIGGEATIRTIVHRFYEGVAGDDLLRPMYPEEDLGPAEERFTLFLMQYWGGPTTYSDDRGHPRLRMRHAPFRVTPAAAERWLVHFRAGLDAAALPADQDERFWDYVTHAAQFMVNTLEEV from the coding sequence ATGGGTCTCGTGAGTGACACGTTCTACGACGAGATCGGCGGCGAGGCGACGATCCGCACGATCGTGCACCGCTTCTACGAGGGCGTGGCCGGCGACGACCTGCTGCGCCCGATGTACCCCGAGGAGGACCTCGGCCCGGCGGAGGAGCGGTTCACGCTGTTCCTCATGCAGTACTGGGGCGGGCCTACGACGTACTCCGACGACCGCGGGCACCCGCGCCTGCGGATGCGCCACGCGCCGTTCCGTGTCACCCCGGCCGCCGCCGAGCGCTGGCTGGTGCACTTCCGCGCCGGCCTCGACGCTGCTGCACTGCCGGCCGACCAGGACGAGCGGTTCTGGGACTACGTGACCCACGCCGCCCAGTTCATGGTCAACACCCTCGAAGAGGTCTAG
- a CDS encoding DsbA family protein produces the protein MATADLWFDPLCPFAWITSRWIREVEQVRDIDVQWHVMSLAYLNKDKDIPDGYREMLQGTEKPVRVAIKIAQEHDNTTLGDWYTAIGTRRHNNGEELSKETVAASLADVGLPAERIEAWDDESLDEAVAKSHHEGMDPVGDDVGTPTIHVNGSAFFGPVLSKIPRGEEAGELWDGTVAVAKFPYFYELKRTRTGDLDFS, from the coding sequence ATGGCTACCGCTGACCTCTGGTTCGACCCGCTCTGCCCGTTTGCCTGGATCACCTCGCGCTGGATCCGCGAGGTCGAGCAGGTCCGCGACATCGACGTGCAGTGGCACGTGATGTCGCTGGCGTACCTCAACAAGGACAAGGACATCCCCGACGGCTACCGGGAGATGCTCCAGGGCACGGAGAAGCCGGTCCGCGTCGCGATCAAGATCGCGCAGGAGCACGACAACACGACGCTGGGCGACTGGTACACCGCCATCGGCACCCGTCGCCACAACAACGGCGAGGAGCTCTCGAAGGAGACCGTCGCCGCGTCGCTCGCCGACGTCGGCCTGCCCGCCGAGCGGATCGAGGCCTGGGACGACGAGTCGCTCGACGAGGCCGTCGCGAAGAGCCACCACGAGGGCATGGACCCGGTCGGCGACGACGTCGGCACGCCGACGATCCACGTCAACGGCTCGGCGTTCTTCGGCCCGGTGCTCTCGAAGATCCCGCGGGGCGAGGAGGCCGGCGAGCTGTGGGACGGCACCGTGGCCGTCGCGAAGTTCCCGTACTTCTACGAGCTCAAGCGCACCCGCACCGGCGACCTCGACTTCTCCTGA
- a CDS encoding intracellular growth attenuator family protein — protein MSTHATRPRTSRPGLRRLSMASVLASAPALALLAAPAHADVPKGWGGEEVHYEPDALHALGLYLGAPLLLFVVIAVLIYLPAMIRGEKLLPHHDAVDGEGQWIGGPRQGIAELPAADGEDSRAGGASGRW, from the coding sequence GTGAGCACGCACGCCACCCGACCCCGCACGTCTCGTCCAGGCCTCCGGCGCCTCTCGATGGCCTCCGTCCTGGCGTCCGCGCCGGCGCTGGCCCTGCTGGCCGCGCCGGCCCATGCCGACGTGCCGAAGGGCTGGGGTGGCGAGGAGGTCCACTACGAGCCCGACGCGCTGCACGCGCTCGGCCTCTACCTCGGTGCGCCCCTCCTGCTCTTCGTCGTGATCGCGGTGCTGATCTACCTCCCGGCCATGATCCGCGGGGAGAAGCTGCTCCCGCACCACGACGCCGTCGACGGCGAGGGCCAGTGGATCGGCGGACCGCGCCAGGGCATCGCCGAGCTCCCGGCGGCCGACGGTGAGGACTCGCGGGCAGGCGGCGCAAGTGGCCGCTGGTGA
- a CDS encoding alpha/beta hydrolase → MYPEVRRAVEAEQASGLDLRAPGFDLAAHREEVRLANLAQPREDVAAVEEVDADGVRCRLYTPADALPGLVVHAHGGGFVLNDIDVHDAICRRFANRVRRPVLSVDYRRPPEAKFPAAPDDLDTVVAWLRREGPAGPYAAHGDSAGGNLALVAALRNPGFFDVLALVYPFLDPRNGFPSWELGAANGFDPSEATWYWEHYARTEADYDDPDLAPLLSDRLGTLPPTFVATAEADPLRDEGEELARRIVETGVETVGIRCLGQTHGFWRHAAFTASEPLVRSVAGYLDQHLS, encoded by the coding sequence ATGTACCCCGAGGTACGACGAGCGGTCGAGGCGGAGCAGGCGTCCGGTCTCGACCTGCGCGCGCCCGGCTTCGACCTCGCCGCGCACCGCGAGGAGGTCCGGCTCGCCAACCTCGCCCAGCCCCGTGAGGACGTCGCGGCGGTCGAGGAGGTCGACGCTGACGGCGTCCGGTGCCGGCTCTACACGCCCGCCGACGCACTGCCCGGCCTGGTCGTGCACGCCCACGGCGGTGGCTTCGTGCTCAACGACATCGACGTGCACGACGCGATCTGCCGCCGGTTCGCCAACCGCGTGCGCCGCCCGGTGCTGAGCGTGGACTACCGCCGCCCGCCCGAGGCGAAGTTCCCCGCCGCCCCCGACGACCTGGACACCGTCGTCGCGTGGCTGCGGCGCGAGGGACCCGCAGGCCCGTACGCCGCCCACGGCGACTCCGCGGGCGGCAACCTGGCGCTGGTGGCCGCGCTGCGAAACCCCGGCTTCTTCGACGTGCTGGCGCTCGTCTACCCGTTCCTCGACCCGCGCAACGGCTTCCCGTCGTGGGAGCTCGGCGCCGCCAACGGCTTCGACCCGTCCGAGGCCACCTGGTACTGGGAGCACTACGCCCGCACCGAGGCCGACTACGACGACCCCGACCTCGCGCCGCTGCTCTCCGACCGGCTCGGCACCCTGCCGCCGACGTTCGTGGCTACCGCCGAGGCCGACCCGCTGCGCGACGAGGGCGAGGAGCTGGCCCGCCGGATCGTCGAGACCGGCGTCGAGACCGTCGGCATCCGGTGCCTCGGGCAGACGCACGGCTTCTGGCGCCACGCCGCCTTCACCGCCTCCGAGCCGCTGGTGCGGTCGGTGGCCGGCTACCTCGACCAGCACCTGTCCTGA
- the metG gene encoding methionine--tRNA ligase, with amino-acid sequence MTRVLSAVAWPYTNGPRHIGHVAGFGVPSDVFSRFMRMAGHDVLMVSGTDEHGTPILVLADNEGLPPRELVDKYNQVIVDDLCGLGLSYDLFTRTTTGNHYAVVQEMFETCRQNGYMVEETTKTAISPSTGRTLPDRYIEGTCPICGYKEARGDQCDNCGNQLDATDLIDPRSKINGETPEFRDTQHFFLDLPALAEALGEWLDQREATGLWRPNVIRFSQNILKEIRPRAMTRDIDWGIPVPGWEDQPTKRLYVWFDAVIGYLSASIEWARRLGEPDKWREWWNDADAESYYFMGKDNIVFHSQIWPAELLAYNGAGDKGGEPGTFGVLNLPTEVVSSEFLTFGDSQFSTSRGNVIYVGDFLARYGADALRYYICAAGPETSDAAFTWADFVTRNNSELVAGWGNLVNRTATMIAKNFGEIPVAGPLEEVDEQVLGTVRDGFAGVGDLIEKHRLRAAIAEAMRVVGEVNKYLTVTEPYKMKDESQRERLGTVLHVAAQCVSDCNTLLSPFLPHAANKVHTTLGGEGELMPMPRIEQVEELEPDNGAGHTSYSVITGDYAGTPAWESRPILVGSKVDKPTPVFTKLDPSIIEEELSR; translated from the coding sequence ATGACACGTGTCCTGTCCGCCGTCGCCTGGCCGTACACCAACGGCCCGCGCCACATCGGCCACGTCGCCGGTTTCGGCGTGCCCTCCGACGTCTTCAGCCGGTTCATGCGGATGGCGGGCCACGACGTGCTGATGGTCAGCGGCACCGACGAGCACGGCACCCCGATCCTGGTCCTGGCCGACAACGAGGGCCTGCCGCCGCGCGAGCTCGTCGACAAGTACAACCAGGTCATCGTCGACGACCTCTGCGGGCTGGGCCTGTCCTACGACCTCTTCACCCGCACCACGACGGGCAACCACTACGCAGTGGTGCAGGAGATGTTCGAGACCTGTCGCCAGAACGGCTACATGGTCGAGGAGACCACCAAGACCGCGATCAGCCCGTCGACCGGGCGCACGCTGCCCGACCGCTACATCGAGGGCACGTGCCCGATCTGCGGCTACAAGGAGGCGCGCGGCGACCAGTGCGACAACTGCGGCAACCAGCTCGACGCGACCGACCTGATCGACCCGAGGTCGAAGATCAACGGCGAGACGCCGGAGTTCCGCGACACCCAGCACTTCTTCCTCGACCTGCCCGCGCTGGCCGAGGCGCTCGGGGAGTGGCTCGACCAGCGCGAGGCCACCGGCCTCTGGCGGCCCAACGTCATCCGGTTCAGCCAGAACATCCTCAAGGAGATCCGGCCGCGGGCGATGACGCGCGACATCGACTGGGGCATCCCGGTGCCGGGCTGGGAGGACCAGCCGACCAAGCGCCTCTACGTCTGGTTCGACGCCGTCATCGGCTACCTCTCGGCCTCGATCGAGTGGGCGCGACGGCTGGGTGAGCCCGACAAGTGGCGCGAGTGGTGGAACGACGCGGACGCCGAGTCCTACTACTTCATGGGCAAGGACAACATCGTCTTCCACTCCCAGATCTGGCCTGCCGAGCTGCTGGCCTACAACGGGGCGGGCGACAAGGGCGGCGAGCCCGGCACCTTCGGCGTGCTCAACCTGCCCACCGAGGTCGTCTCGAGCGAGTTCCTCACCTTCGGCGACTCGCAGTTCTCCACCAGCCGCGGCAACGTGATCTACGTCGGCGACTTCCTCGCCCGCTACGGCGCCGACGCGCTGCGCTACTACATCTGCGCCGCCGGCCCGGAGACCTCGGACGCCGCCTTCACGTGGGCCGACTTCGTCACCCGCAACAACTCCGAGCTCGTCGCCGGCTGGGGCAACCTGGTCAACCGCACGGCCACGATGATCGCCAAGAACTTCGGAGAGATCCCGGTGGCCGGCCCGCTCGAGGAGGTCGACGAGCAGGTGCTCGGCACCGTCCGCGACGGCTTCGCAGGAGTCGGCGACCTCATCGAGAAGCACCGGCTCCGCGCGGCGATCGCCGAGGCGATGCGCGTGGTGGGCGAGGTGAACAAGTACCTCACGGTCACCGAGCCCTACAAGATGAAGGACGAGTCGCAGCGCGAGCGGCTCGGCACGGTGCTGCACGTCGCCGCCCAGTGCGTGAGCGACTGCAACACCCTGCTCTCGCCGTTCCTGCCCCATGCCGCCAATAAGGTCCACACGACCCTGGGCGGCGAGGGCGAGCTCATGCCGATGCCGCGCATCGAGCAGGTCGAGGAGCTCGAGCCGGACAACGGCGCCGGGCACACGTCGTACTCGGTCATCACCGGCGACTACGCGGGCACCCCGGCCTGGGAGTCACGCCCGATCCTGGTCGGGTCGAAGGTCGACAAGCCGACGCCCGTCTTCACCAAGCTGGACCCGTCCATCATCGAGGAGGAGCTGTCGCGATGA
- a CDS encoding DUF5130 family protein, protein MAAGEPLTEADRLALDRTIRIAEQSSRFEFSVYVGPAQGDDTRAWATRLHNRLVAPARSVMVIVDPRRRVIEVVTGGDVRRHLSDAEVELAVLAMSSEFASGNLLAGLQRGITMLAEHARPQNTLHA, encoded by the coding sequence GTGGCCGCTGGTGAACCGCTGACCGAGGCCGACCGGCTCGCCCTCGACCGCACCATCCGCATCGCCGAGCAGTCCAGTCGCTTCGAGTTCTCGGTCTACGTCGGCCCGGCTCAGGGTGACGACACCCGTGCCTGGGCCACCCGCCTGCACAACCGCCTCGTCGCGCCCGCGCGCAGCGTGATGGTGATCGTCGATCCCCGCCGACGGGTGATCGAGGTCGTCACCGGCGGCGACGTACGCCGGCACCTCAGCGACGCCGAGGTCGAGCTCGCCGTGCTGGCCATGTCGTCGGAGTTCGCCTCCGGCAACCTGCTCGCCGGCCTCCAGCGCGGCATCACGATGCTCGCCGAGCACGCACGCCCGCAGAACACTTTGCACGCCTAG